A single region of the Mycobacterium lentiflavum genome encodes:
- a CDS encoding Zn-ribbon domain-containing OB-fold protein produces the protein MSAESTSQLLIEHCADCSRWVHPAAGECRECGATLVARPISGQGTVFTFTVNHHPYNPEIPVPYVIAIVELAEQAGLRVAANIVDCEPDSVTCGMPVSMKPEKGAGGAPLFAPTS, from the coding sequence GTGTCAGCCGAGTCGACGTCCCAGCTGCTCATCGAGCATTGCGCCGATTGCTCGCGCTGGGTGCATCCCGCGGCCGGCGAATGCCGCGAGTGCGGCGCCACGCTGGTCGCTCGCCCGATTTCCGGACAGGGCACGGTGTTCACCTTCACGGTCAACCATCATCCGTACAACCCGGAGATCCCGGTCCCCTATGTGATCGCCATCGTCGAGCTCGCCGAACAGGCCGGCCTGCGGGTTGCCGCCAACATCGTTGACTGCGAACCGGATTCGGTGACGTGCGGGATGCCGGTCAGCATGAAGCCCGAGAAGGGCGCCGGCGGGGCGCCGTTGTTCGCACCGACTAGTTGA
- a CDS encoding acyl-CoA dehydrogenase produces the protein MGIALTDDHRELAEVARGFLTSQKARPAARALLDSPDESRPTFWPDLAQLGWLGLHVDEEHGGSGYGLPELVVVIEELGRAVAPGPFVPTVIASAVIAKDGSAEQKSRLLPSLIDGSVTAGIGLDSRVQVKEGSNGLTADGEAGVVLGAGLAELLLIAAGDDVLLLDRGRSGVSVEGTGGAPDNLDPTRRSGRVRLNNVSVGSDDIIAGARESALARARTLLAAEAVGGASDCVDAAVDYAKVRQQFGRTIATFQAVKHHCANMLVAVESATAAVWDASRAASEDEEQFRLIAAVAAALAFPAYARNAELNIQVHGGIGFTWEHDAHLHLRRALVASALFGGDTPSRDVFDRTAAGAVRENSLDLPPEAEELRTRIQADAAELAALDKQAQRDKLIATGYVMPHWPKPWGLGADAVEQLVIEEEFKAAGIKRPDYGITGWVILTLIQHGTDWQIERFVEKALRKDEIWCQLFSEPDAGSDAASIKTKATRVDGGWKINGQKVWTSGAHYCARGLATVRTDPDAPKHAGITTVIVDMKAPEVEVRPLRQITGGSDFNEVFFNDLFVPDEDVVGTPNSGWTVARATLGNERVSIGGSGSFYEGLATALVELAKQHADRLAGADIRVGSYLANETALRLLNLRRVARSVEGAGPGPEGNVTKLKLAEHMVEGAAIMAALTGPEVALVDGAGAAPGRLIMGARGMAIAGGTSEVTRNQIAERILGMPRDPLIN, from the coding sequence ATGGGTATCGCACTTACCGACGACCATCGCGAGCTCGCCGAGGTCGCTCGCGGATTCCTGACGTCACAGAAGGCGCGGCCGGCGGCGCGTGCGCTGCTGGACAGCCCCGACGAGAGCCGGCCCACCTTCTGGCCTGACCTCGCGCAACTCGGCTGGCTCGGCCTGCACGTCGACGAGGAACACGGCGGCTCTGGTTATGGATTGCCCGAACTGGTCGTGGTGATCGAAGAGCTTGGTCGCGCGGTCGCCCCGGGCCCGTTCGTCCCGACCGTGATCGCGTCGGCCGTGATCGCCAAAGACGGCTCAGCCGAACAGAAGTCACGATTACTACCCAGCCTGATCGATGGATCCGTCACCGCGGGCATCGGCCTGGACAGCCGGGTGCAGGTCAAAGAGGGCTCGAACGGTCTCACAGCCGACGGCGAGGCCGGCGTCGTGTTGGGCGCGGGGTTGGCCGAGCTGCTGCTGATCGCCGCCGGCGACGACGTGCTGCTGCTGGACCGCGGCCGCTCGGGAGTGTCGGTCGAGGGAACAGGGGGAGCGCCCGACAACCTCGACCCGACTCGCCGGTCCGGGCGGGTACGCCTGAACAACGTCAGCGTCGGTTCCGACGACATCATCGCGGGCGCACGGGAATCGGCGCTGGCCCGGGCGCGGACCCTGCTGGCCGCCGAGGCGGTGGGCGGAGCATCCGACTGCGTCGACGCTGCCGTCGACTACGCCAAGGTGCGCCAGCAGTTCGGCCGCACCATCGCAACGTTCCAGGCGGTCAAGCACCACTGCGCGAACATGCTGGTAGCCGTGGAGTCGGCGACGGCCGCGGTCTGGGACGCCTCGCGTGCGGCGTCCGAAGACGAGGAGCAGTTCCGGCTGATCGCGGCAGTCGCTGCGGCACTGGCGTTTCCGGCCTACGCGCGTAACGCCGAACTCAACATCCAGGTGCACGGCGGCATCGGGTTCACCTGGGAGCATGACGCGCACCTGCATCTGCGCCGGGCACTCGTGGCGTCAGCGCTGTTCGGCGGCGACACCCCGTCCCGCGATGTATTCGATCGCACCGCGGCGGGCGCCGTCCGGGAGAACAGCCTGGATCTGCCTCCCGAGGCCGAGGAACTGCGCACCCGGATCCAGGCCGACGCCGCCGAACTCGCCGCACTGGACAAGCAGGCGCAACGCGACAAGCTGATCGCGACCGGCTACGTGATGCCGCACTGGCCCAAGCCGTGGGGTCTGGGCGCCGATGCGGTCGAGCAGTTGGTCATCGAGGAAGAGTTCAAGGCGGCCGGCATCAAGCGCCCGGACTACGGCATCACCGGATGGGTGATTCTGACCCTGATCCAGCACGGAACTGATTGGCAGATCGAAAGATTCGTCGAGAAGGCGTTACGCAAAGACGAGATCTGGTGCCAGCTGTTCTCCGAACCCGATGCCGGGTCGGACGCGGCGTCCATCAAGACCAAGGCCACGCGCGTCGACGGTGGCTGGAAGATCAATGGGCAAAAGGTGTGGACCAGCGGAGCCCACTACTGCGCGCGCGGCCTGGCCACGGTGCGCACCGATCCCGATGCGCCGAAGCACGCCGGCATCACCACGGTGATCGTCGACATGAAAGCGCCCGAGGTCGAGGTGCGGCCGCTGCGGCAGATCACCGGCGGCTCGGACTTCAACGAGGTGTTCTTCAACGACCTGTTCGTTCCCGACGAAGACGTGGTCGGCACCCCCAACTCGGGGTGGACGGTCGCGCGGGCGACGCTGGGCAACGAGCGGGTCAGCATCGGCGGCAGCGGGTCGTTCTACGAGGGATTGGCGACCGCACTGGTCGAGCTGGCCAAGCAGCACGCAGATCGATTGGCGGGCGCGGATATCCGGGTCGGGTCCTATCTCGCCAACGAGACCGCGTTGCGGCTGCTCAACCTGCGACGAGTGGCCCGCAGCGTCGAAGGCGCGGGACCGGGGCCGGAAGGCAACGTCACCAAGCTGAAGTTGGCCGAGCACATGGTGGAGGGCGCCGCGATCATGGCGGCATTGACCGGCCCGGAGGTCGCGCTGGTGGACGGCGCCGGAGCCGCGCCGGGCCGGCTGATCATGGGCGCACGCGGCATGGCGATCGCCGGCGGCACCTCGGAAGTCACCCGGAACCAAATCGCCGAGCGGATTCTCGGCATGCCGCGCGACCCGCTGATCAACTAG